The Streptomyces sp. ALI-76-A nucleotide sequence AAGCCCATGCGGTCGACCGCGCCCGGTCCGAAGTTCTCGACCATGACGTCGGAGCGCCGGATCAGTTCGGTGAGGATCTCCTTGCCGCGCTCGGTCTTGGTGTTGAGGGTGATGCTCCGCTTGTTGCAGTTGAGCATCGTGAAGTAGAGGGAGTCGACGTCCGGGAGGTCGCGCAGCTGCTTGCGCGTGATGTCACCGGAGGGCGCCTCCAGTTTCACCACGTCCGCGCCGAGCCACGCGAGGAGCTGGGTCGCGGAGGGCCCGGACTGGACGTGCGTCATGTCCAGGACGCGGACGCCTTCGAGTGCCTTGGTGGGTGTGGCGGTCATCGGGGGCACCTCACTTGTACATCGTCTGGTTCATGGTTCCGGGGGCGTACGCGTCCGGGTCGACCCAGACGTTGATCAGCGACGGCTTGCCCGACTCGCGGGCGCGCCGGAGCGCGGGGCCGATGTCGGCGGGGTCGCGGACCTCCTCGCCGTGACCGCCCAGCATCTGGGCGAACTTGTCGTAGTGGACGTCGCCGAGGGTGTTGCCGACGCGCTCGCGTTCCTCGCCGTACTTGGCCTTCTGGCCGTAACGGATCTGGTTCATGGAGGAGTTGTTGCCGACGATGCCGACGAAGGGGAGGTCGTAGCGGACGAGGGTCTCGAAGTCCCAGCCGGTGAGGGAGAACGCGCCGTCCCCGAAGAGGGCGACGACCTCCTTGTCGGGCCGTGCCTGCTTGGCGGCGAGCACGAACGGGACGCCGACGCCGAGGGTGCCGAGCGGGCCCGGGTCCATCCAGTGCCCGGGTGACTTGGGCTGCACGACCTGCCCGGAGAAGGTGACGATGTCACCGCCGTCGCCGATGTAGATGGAGTCCTCGGTCAGGAAGTCGTTGATCTCGCTGACCAGCCGGTAGGGGTGGATCGGCGAGGCGTCGGACTTCAGGCTGGGCAGCCGCTTCTCGAGAGCGGTCTGCTCGGCGGCGCGCAGCTCGTCGAGCCACTCCTTGCGCTTCGACGCGCCCCCGTTGACGCGCCCGGAGGCCGCCTCGGTCACCGACTTCAGCACCAGCCCGGCGTCGCCGACGAGCCCGAGGTCGATGTCCCGGTTCTTGCCGACGGTCCGGTAGTCGAGGTCGATCTGCACGACGGTCGCGTCCGACGACAGCCGCTTGCCGTAGCCCATGCGGAAGTCGAAGGGCGTGCCGACGATGACGATGACGTCGGCGTGGGAGAAGGCGTACCGGCGTGACAGCTGGAAGTGGTGCGGGTCGCCGGGCGGCAGGGTGCCGCGTCCGGCGCCGTTCATGTAGGCGGGGATGTTGAGGGTCCGTACGAGCTCGACGGCCGCCTCGGTGCCCCGGGTCGTCCACACCTGGCTGCCCAGCAGGATCGCCGGCTTCTCCGCGTGCACCAGCAGGTCGGCGAGTTTCTCGATGGCCTCGGGGTCGCCGGCCGAACGGGTCGAGGCACGGTAGGCACCGGGCCGCGGCACCCGCGCCTTCGCGACCGGCACCTTGGCGTCGAGGACATCGCGCGGGATCTCCAGGAAGGAGGGGCCGGGCGCGCCGTGATAGCACTCGCGGAAGGCCATCGACACCATGTCCGCCGCCCGGGCCGTGTCCGGCACGGCCGCCGCGAACTTGGTGATCGGGGTCATCATGTCGACGTGCGGGAGGTCCTGGAGGGACCCCATCTTGTGCTGGGCGAGAGCCCCTTGGCCGCCGATCAGCAGCATCGGGGACTCCGCGCGGAAGGCGTTGGCGACACCGGTGACGGCGTCGGTCGTGCCGGGTCCCGCGGTGACGACGGCGCAGCCGGGCCTGCCGGTGATGCGCGCGTAGCCGTCGGCGGCGTGGGCGGCGACCTGTTCGTGCCGGACGTCGACGACTTCTATGCCCTCGTCGACGCAGCCGTCGTAGATGTCGATGATGTGGCCGCCGCAGAGGGTGTAGATGCGGTCGACCCCCTCGGCCTTCAGCGCCTTGGCAACGAGATGACCACCGGAAATGACGTCCTGGGTGTCGTCGGGCATGGCGAAGTCCTGTCCCTTCGTAGGGGGTGGGAACGCTCTCGCGGTACATTGCATACAGTCGACGAATACTGTATGAAGCTTGTTATCCCGCATCCGGTGGGTGGTGTCCAGGGGGCGTGCGGCACTTTCAGTCAGGAGCCGGAATGGACCTGTACGAGCACCAGGCAAGGGAACTCTTCGAGGAACACGGCATCGTGGTGCCGAGGGCGGAGGTCACCGACTCCCCCAAGGAGGCACGCGCGATCGCCCGTCGACTGGGCGGGCGGGCCGTGGTGAAAGCCCAGGTCAAGACCGGTGGCCGGGGCAAGGCGGGGGGCGTCAGGATGGCCGCGGACCCGGCCGCCGCGGAACTCACGGCCCGGCAGATCCTCGGCATGGACATCAAGGGACACCCGGTCGGCACGGTCATGCTCGCGCAACCCGTGGACATCGAGAGCGAGTTCTACGTCTCCTACGTGCTCGACCGCGCGGCCGGCCGCTTCCTCGCGATCGCCTCCGCCGAGGGCGGCATGGACATCGAGGAGATCGCCGTCCAACGGCCGGAGGCGGTGGCCCGTATCCACATCGACCCGGCACAAGGCGTCACCTCCGCGAAGGCGGCCGAGATCGCCGAGGCCGCCCGACTGCCTCCGCAGACCGTCGACGTCCTGGTGCGGCTGTGGGAGGTGCTGGTCCGCGAGGACGCCCTCCTGGTCGAGGTCAACCCGCTCGTGCGCACCCGCCAGGGACAGCTCCTCGCCCTCGACGGCAAGGTCACCCTCGACGACAACGCCCGCTTCCGGCAGACCCGTTGGGGAGACGAGCAGACGTCGCACGACGATCCGCTGGAGGCGGCGGCCACCGCGAAGGGCCTCAACTACGTCAAACTCGACGGCGAGGTCGGCATCATCGGCAACGGCGCCGGCCTCGTCATGTCGACCCTCGACGTGGTCGCCGGCTGCGGCGCCCGCCCCGCCAACTTCCTCGACATCGGCGGCGGAGCCTCCGCGCAGACCATGGCCGACGGGCTGTCCGTCATCCTCTCCGACCCGGCCGTGAACTCCGTCCTCGTCAACGTCTTCGGCGGGATCACCGCCTGCGACGCGGTCGCCGACGGCATCGTGCGGGCCCTGGAGAGCGTCCGGTTGACCCGGCCGCTCGTCGTGCGCCTCGACGGCAACAACGCGGCCCGAGGCCGCGCCATCCTCGACGAACGCGCCCATCCCCTGGTGGAACAGGCCACCACCATGGACGGCGCCGCCCGCCGCGCCGCCCGACTCGCCACCACCGCAGCCTGAGGAGACCGGACGACATGGCGATCTACCTCACCAAGGAGAGCAAGGTCCTCGTCCAGGGCATGACCGGCGCCGAGGGCATGAAGCACACCCGGCGCATGCTCGCGGCCGGTACGAGCGTCGTCGGCGGCGTCAACCCGCGCAAGGCGGGCCGCACCGTCGACTTCGACGACCGTGCCGTCCCCGTCTTCGGATCCGTCGCCGACGGTGTGCGGTCGACCGGCGCCGATGTCACCGTCGTCCTCGTGCCACCCGCGTTCGCCAAGGCGGCCGTCGTCGAGGCCGCCGACGCCGGCCTCGCACTCGCGGTGGTCATCACCGAGGGCATACCGGTCCACGACTCCGTCGCCTTCACCGCGTACGCGCGGCACCAGGGCACCCGGGTGATCGGCCCCAACTGCCCGGGCCTGATCACCCCCGGCCAGTCCAACGCGGGCATCATCCCCGCCGACATCACCAAGCCCGGCCGTATCGGCCTGGTGTCCAAGTCCGGCACCCTCACCTACCAACTCATGTACGAGCTGCGCGACATCGGCTTCTCGACGTGCGTCGGCATCGGCGGCGACCCGGTCGTCGGCACCAGCCACATCGACTGCCTCGCCGCCTTCCAGGACGACCCGGACACCGAACTCGTCGTCCTCATCGGTGAGATCGGCGGCGACGCGGAGGAGCGCGCCGCCGCGTACATCCGTGAGCACGTCGGCAAACCCGTCGTCGCGTACATCGCCGGCTTCACCGCGCCCGAGGGCAGGACCATGGGGCACGCGGGCGCCATCGTCTCCGGCTCGTCGGGCACCGCACGGGCCAAGAAGGAAGCGCTGGAAGCGGCCGGCGTCACCGTGGGCGACACTCCGACGGAGACGGCCCGCCTGGTGCTCGCCCGACTGGATACGGAGCGTGACACCACCCAGAGTTGACGTGCGCTGGCACTCCCGCGCCAGCCGGCCTCACTACCTTCCTCCCTACGATGTCCGCGCCCCGCCCGAGCCGCGCGCGCGACGAGCCACGCACCCTCGCCCCCGACCGTGCACCGTGAGCGGAGCAGACCGATGGCACCCACTCCCGCCCCGAACACCCATGCCGACGCGCACCTCCCCACTCTCACCCTCAAGTCCGGCACGTCCTGGGCCGACGCCTGGCAGCGCTGCCTCGCCGTCGCCCCCGAAGCCTTCCGGGACGACCGCGCCCTCAACCTCTGGGGCTCCGCCTGGCGGGCCGACGGCAGGGCGCTGCCCGCCACCAGCCCCGTCGACGGCAGCCCGATCGCCGGACCGCCCCGTCTGGACCGGACCACCGCCCAGGAGGCCGTCCGCGCCTCGCTCGACCAGCACCGCGCCTGGCGGCACCTCCCCCTGGACGAGCGCCGGGCCCGCGTAGCCGCCACCCTCGACGCCCTCACCGAGCACCGCGAACTGCTCGCCCTGCTCCTCGTCTGGGAGATCGGCAAGCCCTGGCGGCTCGCGCAGGCGGACGTGGACCGGGCCGTCGACGGGGTGCGCTGGTACGTCGACGGCATCGACCCGATGCTGGCCGGACGGACCCCGCTGGACGGTCCGGTGTCCAACATCGCGAGCTGGAACTACCCGATGAGCGTGCTCGTTCACGCGGTACTGGTACAGGCACTGGCAGGCAACGCGGTCATCGCCAAGACCCCGACCGACGGCGGTGTCGCCTGTCTGACGCTGGCCTGTGCGCTCGCCGCCCGCGAGGGGATCCCCGTCACCCTGGTGAGCGGCAGCGGAGGCGAACTGTCCGAGGCGCTGGTACGGGCGCCCGAGATCGGCTGCGTCTCCTTCGTCGGCGGCCGCGACACCGGCGCCGCGGTGGCCACGGCCGTCGCCGACCTCGGCAAGCGGCACATCCTCGAACAGGAAGGACTCAACACCTGGGGCATCTGGAACCACACCGACTGGGACGCGTTCACCGCGGTCGTGCCCAAGCTCTTCGACTACGGCAAGCAGCGGTGCACGGCCTACCCGCGCTTCGTCGTCCAGCGGCAGCTGTTCGACGAGTTCCTGGCCGCCTACCTCCCGGCGGTCCGCACGCTCCGGGTCGGCCACCCGCTCGCGGTCGAGCATCCCGACGACCCGTATCCGCGGCTGGACTTCGGGCCGGTGATCAACGCGGCCAAGGCCAAGGAGCTGGACGACCAGGTGGCCGAGGCCGTCGCGCGAGGCGCCGTCCCGTTGCACCGGGGCAGCCCGGCCGACGCCCGGTTCCTGCCGGGCCAGGACACGTCGGCGTACGTCCAGCCGGTCACGCTCCTGAACCCGCCACGGTCCTCGCCGCTGCACCACGCGGAACCGTTCGGCCCGGTCGACACCATCGTCCTGGTCGACACGGAGGCGGAGCTGCTGGCCGCCATGAACGCGTCCAACGGGGCGCTGGTGGCCACGCTGTCCACGGACGACCGGGCGACCTTCGACCGGCTGGCCCCGCAGATCCGCGCGTTCAAGGTCGGCCACGGCACACCACGCTCCCGGGGCGACCGCGACGAACTGTTCGGCGGGTTCGGGGCGTCCTGGCGCGGCGCCTTCGTCGGCGGCGAACTGCTCGTGCGCGCGGTCACGCAGGGCCCGGCGGGGGAGCGGCTGCCCGGGAACTTCCCGGACTACCACCTCATGCCGTGAGAGACGGCCGAGGACTCACGTCCTGACCGGCGAGGGGCGGGCGAAGGAGGCGGCGCGCGGCCTGTGGCGTGCGCCGACCGCGTGTTCCCAGTGACCTGCGCACTGAGCCGGGGAGCGGCTGACGGATTCGCCGCCTCATGGGCGGCGGTGGATGCCGGCCGTGCGGGTCACGTCGGCCGCCTGGGACGGGGGCCGTGCCGCCCGTACTCGGGGGCAGGCCGGTGGGGGCACG carries:
- a CDS encoding thiamine pyrophosphate-binding protein, translating into MPDDTQDVISGGHLVAKALKAEGVDRIYTLCGGHIIDIYDGCVDEGIEVVDVRHEQVAAHAADGYARITGRPGCAVVTAGPGTTDAVTGVANAFRAESPMLLIGGQGALAQHKMGSLQDLPHVDMMTPITKFAAAVPDTARAADMVSMAFRECYHGAPGPSFLEIPRDVLDAKVPVAKARVPRPGAYRASTRSAGDPEAIEKLADLLVHAEKPAILLGSQVWTTRGTEAAVELVRTLNIPAYMNGAGRGTLPPGDPHHFQLSRRYAFSHADVIVIVGTPFDFRMGYGKRLSSDATVVQIDLDYRTVGKNRDIDLGLVGDAGLVLKSVTEAASGRVNGGASKRKEWLDELRAAEQTALEKRLPSLKSDASPIHPYRLVSEINDFLTEDSIYIGDGGDIVTFSGQVVQPKSPGHWMDPGPLGTLGVGVPFVLAAKQARPDKEVVALFGDGAFSLTGWDFETLVRYDLPFVGIVGNNSSMNQIRYGQKAKYGEERERVGNTLGDVHYDKFAQMLGGHGEEVRDPADIGPALRRARESGKPSLINVWVDPDAYAPGTMNQTMYK
- the sucC gene encoding ADP-forming succinate--CoA ligase subunit beta; protein product: MDLYEHQARELFEEHGIVVPRAEVTDSPKEARAIARRLGGRAVVKAQVKTGGRGKAGGVRMAADPAAAELTARQILGMDIKGHPVGTVMLAQPVDIESEFYVSYVLDRAAGRFLAIASAEGGMDIEEIAVQRPEAVARIHIDPAQGVTSAKAAEIAEAARLPPQTVDVLVRLWEVLVREDALLVEVNPLVRTRQGQLLALDGKVTLDDNARFRQTRWGDEQTSHDDPLEAAATAKGLNYVKLDGEVGIIGNGAGLVMSTLDVVAGCGARPANFLDIGGGASAQTMADGLSVILSDPAVNSVLVNVFGGITACDAVADGIVRALESVRLTRPLVVRLDGNNAARGRAILDERAHPLVEQATTMDGAARRAARLATTAA
- the sucD gene encoding succinate--CoA ligase subunit alpha; translated protein: MAIYLTKESKVLVQGMTGAEGMKHTRRMLAAGTSVVGGVNPRKAGRTVDFDDRAVPVFGSVADGVRSTGADVTVVLVPPAFAKAAVVEAADAGLALAVVITEGIPVHDSVAFTAYARHQGTRVIGPNCPGLITPGQSNAGIIPADITKPGRIGLVSKSGTLTYQLMYELRDIGFSTCVGIGGDPVVGTSHIDCLAAFQDDPDTELVVLIGEIGGDAEERAAAYIREHVGKPVVAYIAGFTAPEGRTMGHAGAIVSGSSGTARAKKEALEAAGVTVGDTPTETARLVLARLDTERDTTQS
- a CDS encoding aldehyde dehydrogenase family protein, with protein sequence MAPTPAPNTHADAHLPTLTLKSGTSWADAWQRCLAVAPEAFRDDRALNLWGSAWRADGRALPATSPVDGSPIAGPPRLDRTTAQEAVRASLDQHRAWRHLPLDERRARVAATLDALTEHRELLALLLVWEIGKPWRLAQADVDRAVDGVRWYVDGIDPMLAGRTPLDGPVSNIASWNYPMSVLVHAVLVQALAGNAVIAKTPTDGGVACLTLACALAAREGIPVTLVSGSGGELSEALVRAPEIGCVSFVGGRDTGAAVATAVADLGKRHILEQEGLNTWGIWNHTDWDAFTAVVPKLFDYGKQRCTAYPRFVVQRQLFDEFLAAYLPAVRTLRVGHPLAVEHPDDPYPRLDFGPVINAAKAKELDDQVAEAVARGAVPLHRGSPADARFLPGQDTSAYVQPVTLLNPPRSSPLHHAEPFGPVDTIVLVDTEAELLAAMNASNGALVATLSTDDRATFDRLAPQIRAFKVGHGTPRSRGDRDELFGGFGASWRGAFVGGELLVRAVTQGPAGERLPGNFPDYHLMP